The genomic DNA ACATCCCATAATATCTTGTCCTTGGGACTGTCGAAATGCTTATGAAGGGCTACAGTCAATTCGACCACCCCGAGATTCGGCCCGATATGACCGCCGCTTTTGGAGAGATTCCCAATCAGGAAATCACGGATATCTTGGCTCAGTCCCTCCAGTTGTTCATTGGACATATCCTTTAAGAAAGAGGGATCTTTAATCGATAATAAATCCATATGGTCCACTCACTTTCATCACTAGTTAGTTTATTTCATTGACGTTTTTGCATTTTGTATGGTTTTCACTGTGATATGACCCTCGCCGTATTCGACAAAATGATTGTATATTCCCTAGAATACGCAATCACAGGCCATTTTCCAAGTGCTTTGACTTTTCTAAGGGAAAGTACTTGTCCCCGCGTGTAAAAATAGCCGCTAACACGAATGTGATAACGGCCATGCTGATCATTCAATGGATTGTATTGTTCACTATGAACCGGACTTTACGCTGCTTCTCAACGTCCGGTGTAATGGCTTTCCTGAGTGGATTATACCATAAAAGGGTAATGTCCTCAAACAGCAGCTGTCAGTGGTTGCGCACAGCAATGAGGTTGGCGATTTCTTCAAGAAGGTCTGTATCCCTATCCACCCTTTTCAAGGAGTCAAGGGCCCCGTTCAAATGATAGGCCAGTTTTTCCTTGGCACCCGACATGGTCAAAAGCTTCGGATACGTGCTCTTATGTTTGGATTCATCGCTTCCCACAGGCTTTCCGATCAATTCTTCCGAACCCTCGATATCCAGGATATCGTCTTGGATCTGGAAGGCAAGACCGACATGATAGGCAAACTCCTCTAAGGAAGCGAGCTCCTCTGGAGAAGCATCAGACATGATGGCCCCTGCCATGACGGAAAACATCAATAGTTTCCCCGTTTTACGCACATGGATCGACTGCAGTTCTTCAACGGTCAACTCTCCATTTTCCCCTTCAATATCAGCAACTTGACCTCCGACCATCCCCTCTGGCCCTGCACATCGGGCGAGCAAGGCGATGAGTTCAACCTTTTTCTCGTCCGGGAGATGCTCATCTTCTGCAAGCAGTTGGAAGCTGAATGTGAGCAGTCCGTCCCCTGCAAGGATGGCCATTGCTTCGCCGAACACTTTATGATTGGTTGGGTTGCCTCTCCTCAAATCATCATCATCCATGGCGGGCAGATCATCATGGATGAGGGAATATGTATGGATCATTTCAAGGGCGGAAGCAGCCGCCATCCCTGCTTTCGGATCCCGTCCGAAGGATTGCATGGTGGCCAGCACCATGAGGGGGCGAAGTCTCTTCCCACCCGCCTGCAAGGAATAGATCATCGATTCCTTGAGGTGATCGGGAAGGTCCAAAGCTTTCACCTTCCCGATCATATGGTTGGTCACTTCGGAAAGATAGGTGGTTTGAAAATCATTGAACGACATGATCATTCCTCCTCCGGGAGGTCGATGGTTTGCTCCCCTTCATCCGTCATCATCTTCGTCAGCTTATTCTCCGCTTGCTGAAGTGTATCATGGCAATACTTAGAAAGGTTCATCCCCTTCTGGTAGTAATCGATGGCCTGCTCCAAAGGGACCTCCCCTTCTTCAAGCTTTTCTACGAT from Rossellomorea marisflavi includes the following:
- a CDS encoding polyprenyl synthetase family protein — translated: MIMSFNDFQTTYLSEVTNHMIGKVKALDLPDHLKESMIYSLQAGGKRLRPLMVLATMQSFGRDPKAGMAAASALEMIHTYSLIHDDLPAMDDDDLRRGNPTNHKVFGEAMAILAGDGLLTFSFQLLAEDEHLPDEKKVELIALLARCAGPEGMVGGQVADIEGENGELTVEELQSIHVRKTGKLLMFSVMAGAIMSDASPEELASLEEFAYHVGLAFQIQDDILDIEGSEELIGKPVGSDESKHKSTYPKLLTMSGAKEKLAYHLNGALDSLKRVDRDTDLLEEIANLIAVRNH
- a CDS encoding exodeoxyribonuclease VII small subunit, yielding MPKAKKNEPTFEEAIAQLEEIVEKLEEGEVPLEQAIDYYQKGMNLSKYCHDTLQQAENKLTKMMTDEGEQTIDLPEEE